A single Panthera uncia isolate 11264 chromosome E2 unlocalized genomic scaffold, Puncia_PCG_1.0 HiC_scaffold_19, whole genome shotgun sequence DNA region contains:
- the EMP3 gene encoding epithelial membrane protein 3: protein MSLLLLVVSALHILILILLFVATLDKSWWTLPGKESLNLWYDCTWNNDNKTWACSNVSENGWLKAVQVLMVLSLILCCLSFILFMFQLYTMRRGGLFYATGLCQLCTSVAVFTGALIYAIHAEEILAERPAGGSFGYCFALAWVAFPLALASGVIYIHLRKRE from the exons ATGTCCCTCCTCCTGCTGGTGGTCTCTGCCCTTCACATCCTCATTCTCATCCTGCTTTTCGTGGCCACTTTGGACAAG TCCTGGTGGACCCTCCCGGGGAAGGAGTCCCTGAATCTCTGGTATGACTGCACATGGAACAATGACAACAAGACGTGGGCCTGCAGTAACGTCAGCGAGAATG GCTGGCTGAAGGCGGTCCAGGTCCTCATGGTGCTGTCCCTCATCCTCTGCTGTCTGTCCTTCATCCTGTTCATGTTCCAGCTCTATACCATGCGGCGAGGGGGGCTATTCTATGCCACCGGCCTCTGCCAGCTTTGCACCA GCGTGGCCGTGTTTACAGGGGCGCTGATCTACGCCATTCACGCGGAGGAGATCCTGGCGGAGCGCCCGGCGGGGGGCAGCTTCGGTTACTGCTTCGCCCTGGCTTGGGTGGCCTTCCCCCTCGCCCTGGCCAGCGGCGTCATCTACATCCACCTGCGGAAGCGGGAGTGA